The Mauremys mutica isolate MM-2020 ecotype Southern chromosome 1, ASM2049712v1, whole genome shotgun sequence genome has a segment encoding these proteins:
- the HSPA13 gene encoding heat shock 70 kDa protein 13 has protein sequence MAGEMTVLGSAVLALLLAGYLAQQYLPMPTPKVIGIDLGTTYCSVGVFLPGTGQVKVISDESGHNSIPSIVSFTDTDVYVGYDGLELADSNPQNTVYDAKRFIGKIFTPEELKNESSRYPFKIFSNNGAAEFSVTTNETYNVSPEYIGSQLLLKLKRMAEEYLGMPVSKAVISVPAEFDERQRNYTIKAANLAGLEILRVINEPTAAAMAYGLHKADVFNVLVVDLGGGTLDVSLLNKQGGMFLTRAMAGNNKLGGQDFNQRLLQYLYDQIHRIYGSVPSRKEEIHRLRQAVEAVKLNLTLHNSSSVRVSLTMPERKDLKELSEREQIKINNVIAAEPSQMEDGVISLLRDDLSQTQSNTVKVVFETEISRKLFETLNEDLFQKILVPIEQVLKEGHLPKTEVDEIVLVGGSTRIPRIRRVIQEFFGKEPNTSVDPDLAVVMGVAIQAGIVGGSWPLQVSAVEIPNRHLRKTNFN, from the exons ATGGCCGGCGAGATGACGGTGCTGG GTTCAGCTGTCTTGGCCCTTTTGTTGGCTGGCTATCTGGCACAACAGTATCTACCTATGCCTACACCAAAAGTGATTGGGATTGACCTTGGCACCACTTACTGCTCTGTTGGCGTGTTCCTTCCTGGCACAGGGCAGGTGAAAGTTATTTCAGATGAAAGTGGGCATAACAGCATACCAAGCATAGTGTCATTCACAGACACGGATGTGTACGTGGGATATGATGGCCTAGAACTAGCAGATTCTAATCCACAGAACACGGTATATGATGCCAAAAGATTCATAGGGAAAATCTTCACTCCAGAAGAGCTGAAAAATGAAAGTAGCAGATATCCATTTAAG ATTTTCAGCAACAATGGAGCAGCTGAATTTTCAGTGACAACCAATGAAACATATAACGTCTCACCTGAGTATATTGGCTCTCAACTGCTATTGAAATTAAAGAGGATGGCAGAGGAGTACCTTGGCATGCCAGTTTCCAAGGCTGTCATTTCAGTGCCAGCAGAGTTTGATGAAAGGCAACGGAACTACACTATTAAGGCAGCTAACCTTGCAG GGTTGGAGATATTGCGGGTAATTAATGAACCCACTGCTGCAGCTATGGCTTATGGTCTCCATAAAGCGGATGTGTTTAATGTTCTGGTAGTGGATTTGGGTGGAGGAACTTTGGATGTCTCATTATTGAATAAACAAGGAGGAATGTTTCTGACACGAGCAATGGCAG GTAACAACAAACTTGGAGGACAGGACTTTAATCAGCGATTGCTGCAATACTTGTATGACCAAATCCATCGAATATATGGCTCTGTGCCCTCCAGAAAGGAAGAAATACATCGACTTAGGCAGGCTGTGGAAGCAGTCAAGTTAAATTTGACTCTACACAATTCTTCTTCTGTCAGAGTTTCTCTTACCATGCCAGAAAGGAAGGACCTAAAAGAACTTTCAGAAAGAGaacagataaaaataaataatgtaattGCAGCCGAACCTTCTCAAATGGAAGACGGTGTGATAAGCCTTTTAAGGGATGACCTTTCACAAACACAGAGCAACACTGTCAAAGTTGTCTTTGAAACAGAAATCTCAAGAAAACTATTTGAAACGTTGAACGAGGACCTGTTTCAGAAGATTCTTGTGCCCATTGAGCAGGTGCTGAAGGAAGGACATCTACCCAAGACAGAAGTGGATGAGATTGTATTAGTAGGGGGCTCCACCCGTATTCCCCGGATACGCAGAGTTATTCAAGAGTTCTTTGGAAAGGAACCCAACACCTCTGTAGATCCTGATCTGGCAGTGGTAATGGGTGTAGCTATCCAAGCTGGGATTGTTGGAGGGTCCTGGCCCCTCCAAGTCAGTGCTGTAGAAATTCCTAATAGACATTTACGAAAAACTAACTTCAATTGA